The Altererythrobacter sp. CAU 1644 genome has a window encoding:
- a CDS encoding VOC family protein: MRALVAMLALGIAACAHVPSPEPAEEAANKASEGTVLRRATLVVHDIEASVAFYETLGFTQWYVGKVGTISEQGLPVEGASPGDPNQLIIMKGKHPYIGMIGLLQYGHKRALPEPGTMRAGDAIMMIEAEGLEEIARRIAAKGYRVHKPLEKTHIESVDSEWDASFLMVFDPDGNMVELTERHN, encoded by the coding sequence ATGAGGGCGCTTGTGGCGATGCTCGCCCTGGGCATTGCCGCTTGTGCACATGTTCCTTCTCCTGAACCGGCCGAGGAAGCAGCGAACAAGGCCAGCGAAGGCACGGTCCTCCGCCGCGCCACACTGGTCGTGCACGATATCGAGGCCTCGGTAGCCTTCTACGAGACGCTCGGCTTTACCCAGTGGTATGTCGGCAAGGTCGGAACGATTTCGGAACAGGGGCTCCCGGTCGAGGGGGCCAGCCCCGGCGATCCCAACCAGTTGATCATCATGAAGGGCAAGCATCCCTACATCGGAATGATCGGCCTGCTGCAGTACGGCCACAAGCGAGCGCTCCCCGAACCGGGTACGATGCGCGCTGGCGACGCGATCATGATGATCGAGGCCGAGGGTCTGGAAGAGATCGCCCGGCGGATCGCAGCCAAGGGCTACCGCGTTCACAAACCGCTCGAAAAGACGCATATTGAGAGCGTCGATAGCGAATGGGATGCGAGTTTTCTGATGGTGTTCGATCCGGACGGCAACATGGTCGAACTGACCGAGAGGCACAATTGA
- a CDS encoding DUF1838 family protein yields MFRRSKTGLASAFALALTVSAAHAETLDQDDPQDALKIMRKAICSLNDGETVIYWWQGSMFSRVEGERDRKLFGLQGMNIRQCTTVRDAERGEGFRSVSREIMIHLDPETGEVKDRWTNPWTGEELDVMHVANDPVNMRAPIFATRSNGEPLKTDYWVLNNRAISTGNTPLFYKNPLGGEYQDWVGGTYHAMEMGNDFFYADDLFDSEKPTVRHHSISWSRTSRWLPWMKMGDRNGLVYTATVGGRATSIDDLPEPLRTTLRTRYPQYAAPPPIGDTRPNETSWEVFKKKMEAKAGGDGQ; encoded by the coding sequence GTCAGCATTCGCGCTAGCGCTGACGGTTTCCGCTGCCCATGCGGAAACTCTCGACCAGGACGACCCGCAGGATGCGCTGAAGATCATGCGCAAGGCGATCTGCTCGCTCAACGACGGCGAAACCGTGATCTACTGGTGGCAGGGCTCGATGTTCAGCCGCGTCGAAGGCGAGCGCGACCGCAAGCTTTTCGGCCTCCAGGGCATGAATATCCGTCAGTGCACCACCGTGCGCGACGCGGAGCGGGGCGAAGGCTTTCGCAGCGTCAGCCGCGAGATCATGATCCACCTCGATCCCGAAACCGGCGAGGTCAAGGACCGCTGGACCAATCCTTGGACCGGCGAGGAACTCGACGTGATGCATGTCGCCAATGACCCGGTGAACATGCGCGCACCGATCTTTGCGACCCGCAGCAATGGCGAGCCGCTCAAGACCGATTACTGGGTGCTCAACAATCGCGCGATCAGCACCGGCAACACCCCGCTGTTCTACAAGAACCCGCTCGGCGGCGAGTACCAGGACTGGGTCGGGGGCACCTATCATGCAATGGAGATGGGCAACGACTTCTTCTACGCCGACGACCTGTTCGACAGCGAGAAGCCAACGGTAAGGCATCACTCGATCAGCTGGTCGCGCACTTCGCGCTGGCTGCCTTGGATGAAGATGGGTGATCGCAACGGGCTGGTCTACACCGCGACCGTAGGTGGCCGAGCCACCTCGATCGACGACCTGCCTGAACCGCTGCGCACGACGCTGCGCACCCGCTATCCCCAATATGCCGCGCCGCCGCCGATCGGCGACACGCGCCCCAATGAAACCAGCTGGGAAGTGTTCAAGAAGAAGATGGAGGCGAAAGCCGGGGGGGACGGCCAATGA
- a CDS encoding DUF1838 family protein: MIGHLTKLAAATALLAAPAMAEELDPANADDAFRMNTKMFCSLETEDPTVYYWEGTVYSVIRGEKDRHLFNVIAMNTRQCEAFEDPVRGVGSRSVSREVMFYLDPESGEILRTWNNPWTGETVDVVHVANDPVNSRRPSWSRDEQGQPNSTFDPIVMGDHAYRGGGAALLFYDNPLAGDYQEYVGNNYQAAEFLTWTAPLADIKDAGTPHVVDSVISWGRISRWIPWMKMGGREGVLVFYTGGLRLNSWDEMPDKIKDEIKANYPAYVAPPPVNDDRPNDTSWTVAKRIIDAARAAEDAADGGETE; encoded by the coding sequence ATGATCGGGCACCTGACCAAACTCGCTGCCGCGACGGCACTCCTTGCTGCTCCGGCAATGGCGGAGGAGCTCGACCCGGCGAATGCCGACGACGCCTTCCGCATGAACACCAAGATGTTCTGCTCGCTCGAGACCGAAGACCCCACCGTCTATTACTGGGAAGGCACCGTCTACTCGGTCATCCGGGGCGAGAAGGATCGCCACTTGTTCAACGTCATCGCGATGAACACGCGGCAATGCGAAGCCTTCGAGGATCCGGTCCGCGGCGTCGGCTCGCGATCGGTCAGCCGCGAAGTGATGTTTTATCTCGATCCCGAGAGCGGTGAGATCCTGCGGACCTGGAACAACCCCTGGACCGGCGAGACGGTCGACGTGGTCCATGTCGCCAACGACCCGGTTAATTCGCGCCGCCCAAGCTGGTCGCGCGACGAGCAGGGCCAGCCCAATTCGACCTTCGATCCGATCGTCATGGGCGACCATGCCTATCGCGGCGGCGGCGCAGCGCTGCTGTTCTACGACAATCCGCTGGCAGGCGATTACCAGGAATATGTCGGCAACAATTACCAGGCCGCCGAATTCCTCACCTGGACTGCACCCCTGGCCGACATCAAGGACGCTGGTACCCCGCATGTCGTCGACAGTGTCATCTCATGGGGCCGTATCTCGCGCTGGATCCCGTGGATGAAGATGGGCGGCCGCGAAGGCGTGCTGGTATTCTACACCGGCGGCCTCAGGCTCAACAGCTGGGACGAGATGCCTGACAAGATCAAGGACGAGATCAAGGCCAATTACCCGGCCTATGTCGCTCCCCCGCCGGTCAATGACGATCGCCCCAACGACACCAGTTGGACCGTCGCCAAGCGGATTATCGATGCCGCGCGGGCCGCCGAAGATGCGGCGGACGGAGGGGAAACCGAATGA
- a CDS encoding alpha/beta fold hydrolase, whose translation MITRRLFAGGLASASFLALTSPARALPETACPAVRRMYLDSAFGQLHLRVATPDNSAGAAPPLVLLHQTALSGRMFDQFLPVMATDRIVIAVDTPGYGESDRPAERPTLAGYGDAMLDALVGKFGPKLDVLGYHTGAAIAADLASRRAEVDRVVLVSMPYFDETRRTDLLAQVGRPLSAEGEYSEDGSHLVSMWKGSFGSRADGQSLDDVARLVAEKQRAGIYGGWALHSALENDLAPTLSAIEEPVLVIAPHDGLQEQSRAAAALIPGAKIEELPEVAYGLFDAIPDRLAETVRAFLSR comes from the coding sequence TTGATCACCCGCAGGCTTTTCGCCGGCGGCTTGGCCTCGGCGAGTTTCCTTGCCCTCACCTCACCGGCGCGGGCCCTGCCGGAAACCGCCTGCCCGGCCGTTCGCCGCATGTATCTCGATAGCGCATTCGGGCAGCTTCACCTGCGGGTCGCCACGCCCGATAATTCGGCTGGAGCTGCGCCGCCGCTGGTTCTGCTGCACCAGACTGCGCTGTCGGGGCGGATGTTCGACCAGTTCCTGCCGGTCATGGCGACGGATCGGATCGTGATCGCCGTCGACACGCCTGGGTACGGCGAATCCGACCGCCCGGCCGAGCGACCGACCTTGGCCGGATATGGTGACGCCATGCTCGATGCGCTGGTCGGAAAATTCGGTCCCAAGCTCGACGTGCTGGGATATCATACGGGTGCTGCGATCGCCGCCGACCTGGCCTCGAGACGCGCCGAGGTCGATCGCGTCGTGCTCGTATCCATGCCCTATTTCGACGAGACCAGGCGGACCGACTTGCTGGCGCAGGTCGGTCGCCCCCTTAGCGCCGAGGGCGAGTATAGCGAGGACGGATCGCACCTGGTGTCGATGTGGAAGGGTTCGTTTGGCTCGCGCGCCGATGGTCAGTCGCTCGACGACGTGGCGCGATTGGTCGCGGAAAAGCAGCGCGCCGGAATATATGGTGGCTGGGCCCTCCACTCGGCCCTGGAGAATGACCTGGCCCCGACGCTATCAGCGATCGAGGAACCGGTACTCGTTATCGCTCCACATGACGGGCTGCAGGAGCAGAGCCGGGCAGCTGCTGCGCTCATTCCGGGGGCAAAGATCGAGGAATTGCCGGAGGTGGCCTACGGCCTGTTCGATGCGATTCCGGATCGTCTCGCAGAGACGGTCAGAGCATTCCTGTCGCGCTGA